The DNA window GGCAAGTGCGCCTCTTTTTTTTTGGAGCGATTTCAAAATCATTTTATAGTGTTTTCGGTCACTTTTGGGCATAAAATCCCTTACCCATTATTTAGTTTTTATAGGGAATAGAGCTTTGGCTACCGCCAAGATACCAAGCAGGCGGCCCACGCTGGTCAAAAACGGCTATTCGGTGTAAATTGCCCGTTTTACAGCAAGGACACTTGGGCAAAAAGAGCTTTTTTTCTGCTTTTTCCAGAACTTTTACTTCGAGTTTCTCCTGCAAAAGTTTGAGCTTTTCCCGCTTCCAAGTGCTACTCAAAAAACCATAATGACGAATCTTGACAAAGCGTTTGGGCAAAATGTGCAAAGCAAATCGCCTAATAAACTCCTGATGCGTGAGCGTCATTTGCTTTTTGACTCCCGCCACTCGATAATCCTTGTACTCAAAAGTTACATTTTCGTTGTCGATAGTTTTTATTCTTCGGTTGCTAATGGCTATTTTATGGGTATATCTCCCTAAATATTCCACCACTGATTTGGGACTTCCAAAAGGTTTTTTGGCAAAAACAATCCAAGGTTTTTGCCACAACTCTTGCCGGATTTGCTCATACTTTATGGGTTCTTTTTCTTTGAGTTTTGCACAATATTTAGCCCTAAACACTTTTGACAAGGCTTTGACTGGAAACAAGAATTTGCCATCGGTTCGGCTATTTTGCCATTGTCCGTTTTTAGCTATTCCGCCGCCAGGAACAATGCAATGCAGGTGTGGATGTAAACTCAATTGTTGCCCCCAAGTGTGCAAAACCGCAATCATTCCCATTTGCATTTCCTTGGTTTTGCCAAAAGTTTGAATCGTTTCCCAAGTCGCTTCAAACAAAGTATCATACACCAGTTTTGGACTGTGAATCGCCAATGCATTAATGCTATCGGGTAAAGTAAAAACCAGGTGAAAATATGGCACTGGCAAGAGTTCCGTACTTCTAGCCTCTATCCAATCTTCTCGTTTGTTGCCCTGACACTTGGGACAATGACGGTTGCGGCAAGAGTTGTAACTAATAGTCAGATTTCCACATTGATCGCAAGCATCGATATGACCACCCAACTGGGCTGTTCGACATTTTTTGATAGCAGAAAGAGTGCGCAATTGCCAAGTATTGAGTCCATAACTCTCGATTTTAGAACCTACTTTTCTAAGGACATCGGCTACTTCCGTCTGCATTTCTCGAAAAGCGTATCGAGTGGACTAAAAATGCGTTGGCTCGCGAGCTGGGCTATCTGCAAATACTCCATCGTAGTTTCGATATTTTGATGTCCCAAAAGGTCTTTCAGGGTCATAATATCCATACCATCTTCGAGCAAATGTGTGGCGTAAGAGTGCCGAAGCGTATGCACATGAACTTCTTTTTTCACACCAGCAGCTTTGGCTACTTGTTTGACTGCCCATTGTACGCCTCTCTGGCTGTACCGACTGTCAAAATCGCCTCCTGCTCTCTCAATGGGCTGACCGTTGAAAAGATAATCCTTGGGTTTTTCGGCTTCGATGTACTTTTTTAATCCCCGAATCAAGTGTTCCGAAAGCGGAACGTAACGGTCTTTTTTGCCTTTGCCTTGCACTACTTTGAGTTGTTGTCTGTCGAAATCTAAATCCTGCAAACGTACACTTCTGGCTTCCATACA is part of the Flavobacterium nackdongense genome and encodes:
- a CDS encoding IS91 family transposase, with protein sequence MQTEVADVLRKVGSKIESYGLNTWQLRTLSAIKKCRTAQLGGHIDACDQCGNLTISYNSCRNRHCPKCQGNKREDWIEARSTELLPVPYFHLVFTLPDSINALAIHSPKLVYDTLFEATWETIQTFGKTKEMQMGMIAVLHTWGQQLSLHPHLHCIVPGGGIAKNGQWQNSRTDGKFLFPVKALSKVFRAKYCAKLKEKEPIKYEQIRQELWQKPWIVFAKKPFGSPKSVVEYLGRYTHKIAISNRRIKTIDNENVTFEYKDYRVAGVKKQMTLTHQEFIRRFALHILPKRFVKIRHYGFLSSTWKREKLKLLQEKLEVKVLEKAEKKLFLPKCPCCKTGNLHRIAVFDQRGPPAWYLGGSQSSIPYKN
- a CDS encoding tyrosine-type recombinase/integrase, translated to MGRSQSTFSNYSRHVASISLYFGKIPTELDPEQVQDYLFYQQKKSKTPSQTYFKHCVYGLRFLLKSEGLPYEYLRLPSIKHEKTLPVVLSKEEVWAMLQKAKLLKHRILIGLLYGCGLRCMEARSVRLQDLDFDRQQLKVVQGKGKKDRYVPLSEHLIRGLKKYIEAEKPKDYLFNGQPIERAGGDFDSRYSQRGVQWAVKQVAKAAGVKKEVHVHTLRHSYATHLLEDGMDIMTLKDLLGHQNIETTMEYLQIAQLASQRIFSPLDTLFEKCRRK